GGAAAGCGACGAGGCTTTCCCGTACACCAGTACGTCCTGGTATTTCCTGGATGCGGTGGATACGCGCGGGCTGCGCAATGCGGTGACCGTGGTCGCGCTCGGCGACTCGATCACCGACGGCACCGGCTCCACGCTCAACGGCGACGACCGCTGGCCCGACGTGCTCGGGCGGCGGCTGCGCGACGCCTACGGCAACCAGATCGCGGTGGCGAACGCCGGCATCGGCGGCAACCGCATCCTCACGGATGCCGGCGCCGGCGGGCCGCCCGCACTGGGCCGCCTCGAACGCGACGTGCTGGGCTTGTCCGGGGGGAGCGCCGTGATCTGGTTCGAGGGCATCAACGACCTGAGCGCCGGCGCCTCGGCGGCATCGCTCATCGACGGCATCCGCAGCGGCGTCGCGACGCTGCGCGCGCGGCGGCCCAGTATCAAGCTCATCCAGGCCACCATCACGTCGAACCTGGGCAGCGCCAGCGGCACGCCCGAACTGGACGCGCGCCGCCAGGCCGTCAACGCCTTCATCCGCAGCGCCGGCATCTTCGATGCGGTGGCCGACTTCGACGCCGCCACGGTGGATGCGGCTACCGGCCGGCTGCGTCCCGCGTTCCAGCCCAACAGCAGCACCGCCGCCATCGATTTCCTGCATCCCAACCGCGCCGGCTACCTGGCGATGGCGCGCACGATCGATCTCGACCTGCTGGCGCCGCCGTATGCCGTACGCCGGCGCAAGAATCAATAGCGCACCGCCTTGCAGCAATAAAAACGGGCGCAGCACCCACTCGCGTGGAGGCTGCGCCCGGTTCGCATGACGCCGGCGGCAATCGCGCCGGCAGGTCTTACTTGGCGGCGTCCTGAATCTTTTCGCCGGCACGCTCGACCGCACGGCCGGTGGCTGCGGTGGCGTTGCTCACGCCGCGCTTGGCGTCGGCGGCGGCTTCGCGCGATTCCTGGCGCATTTCGGCGCCGGCGTTCTGCATCTTGTCGCCGGCGCGCTCGGCGGCGTTGTCGATGCGGTCGCCGGCACGGTCCATGGCGGCGCCGGTACGGGCGGCGGCATTGTCGATCTTGTCGCCGGCGCGGTCCATGGCGGCGTCGGTGCGGGCGGCGGCGTCACGGCTGGCTTCGGCGGTACGCGCGGCGGCGTCGTCGACCGACTTGCCGGCGGCCTGGGCCGGGCCCATGTTGGCGTTGTTGGTGTTGTCGGCCTTGTGGCAACCGGTGGCCAGCACGGCAGCGGCAAACATGAGGGTGGAGAGGGTGATCTTGTTCATGGTGAGCTCCTGTAATGACGTTGTTGTTTTTTATAGTACACGTTTTGGCAATATAACGCGTCACGATTGGCGTGCGCGCCCTTGTACGCTCCTGTCCCGTGAGAATGTGCGCACCTTTCAGGCATGCCGGAATGGCATCATTCCACTTTGCCCGCCTGGCAGCAACACCATGCGGGTTCAACCCATCGGGAGGAGAATACGTGCCGTCATTATCATCGATCGGGCGATTCGCAGGCGCCGCGCTGTACATGATGGCCTACG
The genomic region above belongs to Massilia forsythiae and contains:
- a CDS encoding GDSL-type esterase/lipase family protein; this translates as MENEDSVQPDRNREAPARRRFLQAAAGVAALTGAAGATSGRAFAAADDGRHGADGRGDWVTTWSGVAHGTYPTGTAILQPSLAFAFPDGATSAVDQSFRMIVRPTAWGDTFRFRFSNVFGTQPLTLDDVHAGLQASAGTIADDTNRPVSFQGGRRRVVIPAGQLLWSDPVALDATRGPDRLLLYGRKLAVSFHVVGSSGPMSWHSKALQTNYLSAPGAGAHGGEESDEAFPYTSTSWYFLDAVDTRGLRNAVTVVALGDSITDGTGSTLNGDDRWPDVLGRRLRDAYGNQIAVANAGIGGNRILTDAGAGGPPALGRLERDVLGLSGGSAVIWFEGINDLSAGASAASLIDGIRSGVATLRARRPSIKLIQATITSNLGSASGTPELDARRQAVNAFIRSAGIFDAVADFDAATVDAATGRLRPAFQPNSSTAAIDFLHPNRAGYLAMARTIDLDLLAPPYAVRRRKNQ